Proteins encoded within one genomic window of Equus asinus isolate D_3611 breed Donkey unplaced genomic scaffold, EquAss-T2T_v2 contig_316, whole genome shotgun sequence:
- the LOC139043686 gene encoding mitochondrial ornithine transporter 1-like isoform X2 — MYETQMSGKIAKSQNTVWSVVKSILRKDGPLGFYHGLSSTLLREVPGYFFFFGGYELSRSFFASGRSKDELGPVPLMLSGGVGGICLWLAVYPVDCIKSRIQVLSMSGKQAGFLGTFITVVRNEGIMALYSGLKPSMIRAFPANGALFLAYEYSRKLMMSQFEAY, encoded by the exons TACAGTTTGGTCTGTCGTGAAGAGTATCCTTAGGAAGGATGGCCCCTTGGGCTTCTACCATGGACTCTCGAGCACTTTACTTCGAGAAGTACCgggctatttcttcttctttggtgGCTATGAACTGAGCCGATCGTTTTTTGCATCTGGGAGATCAAAAGATGAACTAG GCCCTGTCCCTTTGATGTTAAGTGGTGGCGTTGGTGGAATCTGCCTCTGGCTTGCTGTATACCCAGTGGATTGTATAAAATCCAGAATTCAAGTTCTTTCCATGTCGGGGAAACAGGCAGGATTTCTCGGAACCTTTATAACTGTTGTGAGAAATGAAG GAATAATGGCCTTGTATTCTGGACTGAAACCTTCTATGATCCGAGCGTTCCCTGCCAACGGGGCACTATTTTTGGCCTATGAATACAGCAGAAAGTTGATGATGAGCCAGTTTGAAGCTTACTGA